One window of Bacteroidales bacterium genomic DNA carries:
- a CDS encoding HIT family protein, which produces MATIFSRIISGEIPCYKIAENEKFFSFLDINPLAKGHVLVVPKKETDYLFNLDDSDLSEIMVFAKRIARAIEKAVPCKRIGVAVIGLEVPHAHIHLVPLNSMDDINFSNPKLKLPPEEMEAIASAIRKYLE; this is translated from the coding sequence ATGGCTACCATTTTCAGCAGAATTATCAGCGGAGAAATTCCCTGCTACAAAATTGCAGAAAATGAGAAGTTTTTCTCCTTTCTTGACATCAATCCCCTGGCCAAAGGACATGTGCTGGTGGTTCCCAAAAAGGAAACCGATTACCTCTTTAACCTGGACGATTCCGACCTTTCGGAAATCATGGTCTTTGCAAAACGGATAGCGCGGGCCATCGAGAAGGCTGTTCCCTGCAAGCGCATAGGGGTTGCTGTCATCGGCCTGGAAGTTCCCCATGCCCATATTCATCTGGTGCCGCTGAATTCCATGGACGACATCAACTTTTCCAATCCGAAGCTGAAACTGCCTCCTGAGGAAATGGAAGCAATCGCCTCAGCTATCAGAAAATATCTGGAGTAA
- the ruvC gene encoding crossover junction endodeoxyribonuclease RuvC, with protein sequence MAGQKIRTILGIDPGTNVMGYGIIRIAGKNPELVALDVLKLKKSENHFERLSRIFECTLTLIEKYHPDELAIESPFYGKNVQSMLKLGRAQGAAIAAALHKKIPVFEYAPRKIKLAITGVGSASKEQVAGLLQQMMHIDAMPANLDATDGLAVAVCHFFQRSPLQKSSTYSGWKDFIKNNPSRLK encoded by the coding sequence ATGGCCGGGCAGAAAATACGGACCATTCTGGGCATTGATCCGGGTACCAATGTGATGGGATATGGCATTATCCGCATTGCCGGGAAAAATCCTGAGCTTGTTGCTCTTGATGTGCTGAAACTGAAAAAAAGTGAAAATCATTTCGAAAGGCTTTCCCGGATTTTTGAATGTACCTTAACACTGATCGAAAAGTACCATCCCGACGAGCTGGCAATTGAATCGCCCTTTTACGGAAAGAATGTGCAGTCGATGCTGAAGTTGGGCCGTGCACAGGGAGCTGCCATTGCTGCTGCCCTGCATAAAAAGATTCCGGTATTTGAATACGCGCCGAGAAAAATCAAGCTGGCCATTACCGGCGTGGGAAGCGCTTCCAAGGAACAGGTGGCCGGTCTCCTTCAGCAGATGATGCATATTGATGCAATGCCTGCGAACCTGGATGCAACTGACGGACTTGCCGTTGCTGTGTGCCATTTCTTTCAGAGAAGCCCTCTGCAGAAATCGTCAACCTATTCGGGCTGGAAAGATTTTATTAAAAATAACCCTTCGCGCCTGAAATAG